Part of the Clostridia bacterium genome is shown below.
GGCTGTGCAGGATAAAATTGCATCAAATCTAATAGATTGCCATCATTGATGCTTTGAATAACTTGAGCTTTCGTAACTTTTTGTTTGAATCCAAGGTATACGCCTGCGCCAGGTTCAGCATCTAGTATATACCATGCTTCGCTCTTTCCGTATTGGTTTTCGTGTTTGTGTGCATAATCATCACCTGGATGTACTTGAATAGAAAGTTTGTCGCTTGTATCCAGCAACTTGATGATCATAGGAAACATTGGGAAGAGGCTTAGACTTTTTCCGATAGAAGACTCTATAGGCCATGAATTAAGCAGTTCTTTTAGGGTCTTTCCATCATAAGTACCGCCTTCAACAGTTGTTAATCCATCGGGATGAAGCGATAGTTCCCAAGTTTCTGCGATTTTTTCGCCTCCGCGCTTATTCCAAACGCTATTTAGTTTTTTTCCGCCCCAGATATAATCTTTGACGACAGGATTAAGTTTTAATAACTCAATATGCATTTGTAATCCATCCTTTATTTTTTTATTATTTTGACGTACGATTAATCGTCGTCATTATAATAGTCAATGTATTTGCTTGGATAATCATAATCATCAAAACGCTCGTCATTGCCATAATCAAAATTTCCAAACTCGTCATCGTCATCATCAGTAATATCATCTTCATCATCATAATAATTGTCGTCATCTTTTTCGTTTATAACTTTGATTAAGTTGACAATGTCCGAAACAAGAATCATGCTTAAAGGAAATATAACCAATGTGA
Proteins encoded:
- a CDS encoding type I phosphomannose isomerase catalytic subunit, with the protein product MHIELLKLNPVVKDYIWGGKKLNSVWNKRGGEKIAETWELSLHPDGLTTVEGGTYDGKTLKELLNSWPIESSIGKSLSLFPMFPMIIKLLDTSDKLSIQVHPGDDYAHKHENQYGKSEAWYILDAEPGAGVYLGFKQKVTKAQVIQSINDGNLLDLMQFYPAQPGNIFYIPAGTVHTMTAGLTVAEVQQNSNVTYRLFDYNRVGKDGKPRELHIEKALDVANLGPYEVENPKIEKKSFRQLVKDRYFSVKEVTTSGIYKRKIDDSFCAILFLEGKGEITDSIVKYEFKKGETYFVPATLPFKITGDAKFLEVSV